DNA sequence from the Deinococcus depolymerans genome:
AGGGGTAATGCATATGAGGCAAGTTCACAAATCACCGCGAATAGGGGTTGACACAGACCTCGGTTGGTCTTCCGCACAGCACACCGCTTTGTCCCCAATCGCACTCGATCATTCTGGTGCGTGGTAACATTGGCAGTGCGAATCGCGACCGTAGATCAGCTCCTGGACGCTCTTGACACCCTTTTCGCGGATGGTTCCGATTGGACGCGACGAGAGCAAGTCGATCCCTGGATTCGTATTTTCAGCCAGGAGCATCACCCGCTGAATACCGATCTTCCTGATGCCAATCTGGTGTCTTGGTTTAGGCAGGGTCTACTCCCTCCCGGCGAGGCTCGAATGGCACTGGACCTCGGGTGTGGCCTTGGCCGTAATACCCGCTGGTTCGCTCGCCAGGGGTATCAAGCCACTGGCATCGATCTGTCGGCCTACGCCATCGACCAAGCGAAGACGCGTGCCAACGAAGGGGGTGTCACCTTCTTGGAGGGCGATGTCCTGCGTGAGCGCATTTCTGGCGGCCCGTTCGATGTGGTCTATGATTCAGGCTGCTTCCATCATCTTCCACCGCACCGTCGAATCTCCTACCTTCGTACCCTCGAGACTGTCCTAAAACCTGGTGGTCTCTTCGGCATCTGCACCTTCGCGTGGGGG
Encoded proteins:
- a CDS encoding class I SAM-dependent methyltransferase; this encodes MRIATVDQLLDALDTLFADGSDWTRREQVDPWIRIFSQEHHPLNTDLPDANLVSWFRQGLLPPGEARMALDLGCGLGRNTRWFARQGYQATGIDLSAYAIDQAKTRANEGGVTFLEGDVLRERISGGPFDVVYDSGCFHHLPPHRRISYLRTLETVLKPGGLFGICTFAWGQMGSEDDDLTLLRQGHLEGGIAYTMDDLRQVFSTLEFIEGGALQVKEEQTGEVFQMPFLHAALFRRGQAEE